The Arvicola amphibius chromosome 4, mArvAmp1.2, whole genome shotgun sequence genome includes the window GCTTACAGCctgcctctgagccacaccccttgCTTTGCTCCTTGGTCCTCTCATGATGCTCTAGATCCTTCAACAGGATTGGCCCAGTCCTGCACAGGGTGGACATGCTGGTGGCTTGGGTAGTTAATATTGCTGAGGGTCTAATCCCAAAACCCCCAGCTCAGCACTCCAGGCCTGCCTCCTGATCATCTGGCTTTTGCTCCCTAGGAACCGCTGGTATTTGCTGAGCAACCCTCGGTAAAACTGTGTTGCCAGCTCTGCTGCAATGTGTTCAAGGACCCTGTGATCACTACCTGCGGGGTGAGAGCACAGACCCTCTTACTCCCCTACCCCAGGTACTCCCTTCGGCGCTCAGGCCAGTACGCTGCTGGCCTTGCTCCTAGTCCTACGCTGACTGTCAGGCAAGAGCTCTTTGAAGTAGTGGGGGATGGTGTGAACTCTGGGCTGCCACTGACCTTGACTTAGAGGGAAGACAACTACAACTGTCCCCCAAGTCCACTTTTTGTCCCCACAGCACACGTTCTGTAGACGATGCGCCTTGAAGTCAGGTAGGTCTGTGCCTCCCATTCAGacctggggaggggagtgggtggTGGGTGGTCCCTGTTCTGCTGTTTCCCCCAGCTGCCAGCAGAGGCCACTGGTTTCCCATCTAGGCATGTGTGGCCTGTCCCAGGGCTGGAATAGTGATGCTAGGGCTCCAGCCTGGCAGGCAAAGGACCTCTATACAAAGCCTGATTCCTGATGTCCCCAGCCTCAGAGCCCTTGCTGTGGTGGACATGGGATGGGTTCCAGGGTGAGGGCTTGGGCTCCAGCAGATGCTGTTGTCcctgcagcctctgcttctctttcacACTCTGTCCACTATCCCATGACCCTGCCCTAAACTACTGGGTCAGCTAAGAGACCTCTGTCCCTGCCTGCTCATCTGGGAGGTCTACTGTGCAGCTTTTTCTGCACAGGTAGCTTGGGCAGATGAGAGTAGACAAGGCACCCAGTGGGCTTCCATCCCCTGTCTGCCACCGCACCTCCTTTCCCCAAGACTTGACTTCTTATTGGGCAGAGCTGCCAGGGGGAGAGGTGGCTGGGCAGGCGGTGGGCTCAGCGCATCATCCTCTCCAGAGAAGTGTCCCGTGGACAATGCCAAGCTGACCGTGGTGGTGAACAACATTGCAGTGGCTGAGCAGATTGGAGAGCTCTTCATCCATTGTCGGCATGGTTGCCATGCAGTAGGCACTGGAAAGCCTGGTGTCTTTGAGGTAGACCCGAGGGGCTGCCCGTTCACCATCAAGCTCAGTGCCCGGAAGTGAGTACCTTCTGAGCCTCCATCTCTTTGGGGCTGAGCTCATTTACTTCTCTGGGActacatgggggtgggggtgtctcaGCTCAGCCCCTACATTCTGCATATGCACAGGGACCACGAGAGTAGCTGTGACTACAGGCCTGTGCGCTGCCCCAACAACCCCAGCTGCCCTCCCCTTCTCAAGATGAACCTAGAGGCCCACCTGAAGGAGTGCGAGCACATCAAGTGTCCCCACTCTAAGTACGGGTGAGTGGGCGGGGGCGGGTTGTGGGCTGGTGGGCTTCTGGGAGCTGATGCCTGGGAGATGGACCAGAGCTGGGAGCCACACTGATGACTGCCATCACAGCCCATAGCCAGGTGCCCAGGAGAACAGAGAGGACCAAACAGGTTGGAAGTAGAGTATCAGGGAAGGTGGGTAAAGGGGCTGAaatgggagtggaggggaggcagggacagaaggaaaggagcaCCCTCCTAGCTGTTGAGCAGGGAGGCTGTTACTGGGCacaagttttactttttttttttttttttttttttttttttagatttattttttttcattatgtatacagtgttcagcaggccagaagagggcaccagatgttactacagatggttgtgagccaccatgtggttgctgggaattgaactcaggacctctggaacagcaggcagtgctcttaacagctgagccatctctccagccccccacaagTTTTACTCTTAGGGAGGGAGGGATCCTTGAGGCTTTCTGGGATTATGGGATGAGGTTTCATTGGCGAAATGATCTAACTGCTGTtggtggaggatgggaagggagcTGGATCTGAGGGGTAATGGGCATGACCGTGATGACTTGGAGGCTCAGGGTCAGTCTTGCCAGGCAAGCAGGTGGACAGGGCAGCTGTCCTGTTCCCCCAGGTGCACATTTATCGGGAACCAGGACACATATGAGACACACTTGGAAACATGCCGCTTTGAGGGCCTGAAGGAGTTCCTGCAGCAAACTGATGATCGCTTCCATGAGATGCATGTGGCGCTGGCCCAGAAGGACCAGGAGATCGCCTTCCTGCGCTCCATGTTGGGCAAGCTCTCGGAGAAGATTGACCAGCTGGAGAAGAGCCTTGAGCTCAAGTTTGATGTCCTTGATGAGAACCAGAGCAAGCTCAGTGAGGACCTCATGGAGTTCCGGAGGGATGCGTCCATGCTGAATGTGAGTCCCTGAGGGCTGCAGAGCAGAGACACAGgaggtcctcctctggcctttgtCCCTAGTGCTCAGGGTTTAAGGGTTAATGTTCCAGTAAGAACTGACCCTAGGCCTGGTGCTCTGTAGCTTCACCAGAGGTCAGTGTCTGTTCCACCCACCCATTCTCTGCTCTGTGTTTGGTCTTGCAGGATGAGCTGTCTCACATCAATGCACGCCTGAACATGGGTATCCTTGGATGTGAGTATAGCCCGCTGCTGCTAACATTGTCTCTAGAGCCCTACCAGTCCCTCACTAACTTCTTCCGTTTGCAGCCTATGACCCTCAGCAGATCTTCAAGTGCAAAGGGACCTTTGTGGGCCACCAGGGCCCTGTCtggtgtctctgtgtctattcCATGGGTGACCTACTCTTCAGTGGCTCTTCTGACAAGACGATCAAGGTGAGTGGGTCCTGTTCCATGGGCTCTGCAGCGTACCTGGGCTCAGGTGGGCACTGCATGGCAGCCTCTGCTACCTTCTGTCCATGGTTGGGTCTTCTCCCCTAATGGCTGCTATCCTGCCCTTTTGGCACCAGACTGACCTGTGGGGACCTGGTCTGACCTGATCTCTGCAGGTGTGGGACACGTGTACCACTTACAAGTGCCAGAAGACACTGGAGGGCCATGATGGTATTGTGCTGGCGCTCTGCATCCAGGGGTGAGTCTTGACCACGGGGCCAGGATGTGCCACACTGACGCCCTGTGGGCCCTGGGCCTGCCCTAGCATGTCAGGTGGCTAGAAGCTATAGAGGGGGGACCCTTAGAGGGTAGGACAGCTCAACTGTCACCAGGATGGGCAAGTGCCTTGGGCTTAACTCTAGTTCTGGTCCATGTGGCAGCTGCCATGCTGACTTCTCAGTAGGCCCTTCCTATCCCTCCTCTTTTATGTTGGGCTGTGTGTGGTCATACTAGGTATTGAGGGCAAGGGCCTTGTTCAGCTTCACTGCTGGTGGTAGCCTCCCTGGGACTTGGTATTCAGTATAGGTGACCTCCTCACTCGCTCAGCTCAGCCGTCAAGTGTTTCCCAGGCTGGTTGTTCATATCCAACTATGCAGACTGAGAATGGGGCTCAGCCGTGAGGCATAGCAGTGGCCCTGGGACCAAGAAAAGTTGGTTCCTGGGCCAGCCAGGATATCATGTCCAAGTCTGGTAGCTTCTCTTGCATCCATGTGCTGCCTTTGCTCCCCCAGGTGCAAACTGTACAGTG containing:
- the Traf7 gene encoding E3 ubiquitin-protein ligase TRAF7 isoform X9 — its product is MMPEGVAAAPRQPRAAADGSSTYKQHRRTPSSSSTLAYSPRDEEDSMEPLVFAEQPSVKLCCQLCCNVFKDPVITTCGHTFCRRCALKSEKCPVDNAKLTVVVNNIAVAEQIGELFIHCRHGCHAVGTGKPGVFEVDPRGCPFTIKLSARKDHESSCDYRPVRCPNNPSCPPLLKMNLEAHLKECEHIKCPHSKYGCTFIGNQDTYETHLETCRFEGLKEFLQQTDDRFHEMHVALAQKDQEIAFLRSMLGKLSEKIDQLEKSLELKFDVLDENQSKLSEDLMEFRRDASMLNDELSHINARLNMGILGSYDPQQIFKCKGTFVGHQGPVWCLCVYSMGDLLFSGSSDKTIKVWDTCTTYKCQKTLEGHDGIVLALCIQGCKLYSGSADCTIIVWDIQNLQKVNTIRAHDNPVCTLVSSHNMLFSGSLKAIKVWDIVGTELKLKKELTGLNHWVRALVAAQSYLYSGSYQTIKIWDIRTLDCIHVLQTSGGSVYSIAVTNHHIVCGTYENLIHVWDIESKEQVRTLTGHVGTVYALAVISTPDQTKVFSASYDRSLRVWSMDNMICTQTLLRHQGSVTALAVSRGRLFSGAVDSTVKVWTC
- the Traf7 gene encoding E3 ubiquitin-protein ligase TRAF7 isoform X2, yielding MSSAKSARYNRFSGGPVNLPSPDSSGVRETRMETTFGPTFSTVTTITKAADGSSTYKQHRRTPSSSSTLAYSPRDEEDSMPPINTPRRSDSAISVRSLHSESSMSLRSTFSLPEEEEEPEPLVFAEQPSVKLCCQLCCNVFKDPVITTCGHTFCRRCALKSEKCPVDNAKLTVVVNNIAVAEQIGELFIHCRHGCHAVGTGKPGVFEVDPRGCPFTIKLSARKDHESSCDYRPVRCPNNPSCPPLLKMNLEAHLKECEHIKCPHSKYGCTFIGNQDTYETHLETCRFEGLKEFLQQTDDRFHEMHVALAQKDQEIAFLRSMLGKLSEKIDQLEKSLELKFDVLDENQSKLSEDLMEFRRDASMLNDELSHINARLNMGILGSYDPQQIFKCKGTFVGHQGPVWCLCVYSMGDLLFSGSSDKTIKVWDTCTTYKCQKTLEGHDGIVLALCIQGCKLYSGSADCTIIVWDIQNLQKVNTIRAHDNPVCTLVSSHNMLFSGSLKAIKVWDIVGTELKLKKELTGLNHWVRALVAAQSYLYSGSYQTIKIWDIRTLDCIHVLQTSGGSVYSIAVTNHHIVCGTYENLIHVWDIESKEQVRTLTGHVGTVYALAVISTPDQTKVFSASYDRSLRVWSMDNMICTQTLLRHQGSVTALAVSRGRLFSGAVDSTVKVWTC
- the Traf7 gene encoding E3 ubiquitin-protein ligase TRAF7 isoform X6 translates to MGAAHTNSIAGHRPPLAPLPIRHGMKRTAWAQPPDRLPPSMQPPINTPRRSDSAISVRSLHSESSMSLRSTFSLPEEEEEPVGVEPLVFAEQPSVKLCCQLCCNVFKDPVITTCGHTFCRRCALKSEKCPVDNAKLTVVVNNIAVAEQIGELFIHCRHGCHAVGTGKPGVFEVDPRGCPFTIKLSARKDHESSCDYRPVRCPNNPSCPPLLKMNLEAHLKECEHIKCPHSKYGCTFIGNQDTYETHLETCRFEGLKEFLQQTDDRFHEMHVALAQKDQEIAFLRSMLGKLSEKIDQLEKSLELKFDVLDENQSKLSEDLMEFRRDASMLNDELSHINARLNMGILGSYDPQQIFKCKGTFVGHQGPVWCLCVYSMGDLLFSGSSDKTIKVWDTCTTYKCQKTLEGHDGIVLALCIQGCKLYSGSADCTIIVWDIQNLQKVNTIRAHDNPVCTLVSSHNMLFSGSLKAIKVWDIVGTELKLKKELTGLNHWVRALVAAQSYLYSGSYQTIKIWDIRTLDCIHVLQTSGGSVYSIAVTNHHIVCGTYENLIHVWDIESKEQVRTLTGHVGTVYALAVISTPDQTKVFSASYDRSLRVWSMDNMICTQTLLRHQGSVTALAVSRGRLFSGAVDSTVKVWTC
- the Traf7 gene encoding E3 ubiquitin-protein ligase TRAF7 isoform X1 — its product is MSSAKSARYNRFSGGPVNLPSPDSSGVRETRMETTFGPTFSTVTTITKAADGSSTYKQHRRTPSSSSTLAYSPRDEEDSMPPINTPRRSDSAISVRSLHSESSMSLRSTFSLPEEEEEPVGVEPLVFAEQPSVKLCCQLCCNVFKDPVITTCGHTFCRRCALKSEKCPVDNAKLTVVVNNIAVAEQIGELFIHCRHGCHAVGTGKPGVFEVDPRGCPFTIKLSARKDHESSCDYRPVRCPNNPSCPPLLKMNLEAHLKECEHIKCPHSKYGCTFIGNQDTYETHLETCRFEGLKEFLQQTDDRFHEMHVALAQKDQEIAFLRSMLGKLSEKIDQLEKSLELKFDVLDENQSKLSEDLMEFRRDASMLNDELSHINARLNMGILGSYDPQQIFKCKGTFVGHQGPVWCLCVYSMGDLLFSGSSDKTIKVWDTCTTYKCQKTLEGHDGIVLALCIQGCKLYSGSADCTIIVWDIQNLQKVNTIRAHDNPVCTLVSSHNMLFSGSLKAIKVWDIVGTELKLKKELTGLNHWVRALVAAQSYLYSGSYQTIKIWDIRTLDCIHVLQTSGGSVYSIAVTNHHIVCGTYENLIHVWDIESKEQVRTLTGHVGTVYALAVISTPDQTKVFSASYDRSLRVWSMDNMICTQTLLRHQGSVTALAVSRGRLFSGAVDSTVKVWTC
- the Traf7 gene encoding E3 ubiquitin-protein ligase TRAF7 isoform X7, whose product is MSSAKSARYNRFSGGPVNLPSPDSSGVRETRMETTFGPTFSTVTTITKAADGSSTYKQHRRTPSSSSTLAYSPRDEEDSMEPLVFAEQPSVKLCCQLCCNVFKDPVITTCGHTFCRRCALKSEKCPVDNAKLTVVVNNIAVAEQIGELFIHCRHGCHAVGTGKPGVFEVDPRGCPFTIKLSARKDHESSCDYRPVRCPNNPSCPPLLKMNLEAHLKECEHIKCPHSKYGCTFIGNQDTYETHLETCRFEGLKEFLQQTDDRFHEMHVALAQKDQEIAFLRSMLGKLSEKIDQLEKSLELKFDVLDENQSKLSEDLMEFRRDASMLNDELSHINARLNMGILGSYDPQQIFKCKGTFVGHQGPVWCLCVYSMGDLLFSGSSDKTIKVWDTCTTYKCQKTLEGHDGIVLALCIQGCKLYSGSADCTIIVWDIQNLQKVNTIRAHDNPVCTLVSSHNMLFSGSLKAIKVWDIVGTELKLKKELTGLNHWVRALVAAQSYLYSGSYQTIKIWDIRTLDCIHVLQTSGGSVYSIAVTNHHIVCGTYENLIHVWDIESKEQVRTLTGHVGTVYALAVISTPDQTKVFSASYDRSLRVWSMDNMICTQTLLRHQGSVTALAVSRGRLFSGAVDSTVKVWTC
- the Traf7 gene encoding E3 ubiquitin-protein ligase TRAF7 isoform X3, whose product is MSSAKSARYNRFSGGPVNLPSPDSSGTRMETTFGPTFSTVTTITKAADGSSTYKQHRRTPSSSSTLAYSPRDEEDSMPPINTPRRSDSAISVRSLHSESSMSLRSTFSLPEEEEEPVGVEPLVFAEQPSVKLCCQLCCNVFKDPVITTCGHTFCRRCALKSEKCPVDNAKLTVVVNNIAVAEQIGELFIHCRHGCHAVGTGKPGVFEVDPRGCPFTIKLSARKDHESSCDYRPVRCPNNPSCPPLLKMNLEAHLKECEHIKCPHSKYGCTFIGNQDTYETHLETCRFEGLKEFLQQTDDRFHEMHVALAQKDQEIAFLRSMLGKLSEKIDQLEKSLELKFDVLDENQSKLSEDLMEFRRDASMLNDELSHINARLNMGILGSYDPQQIFKCKGTFVGHQGPVWCLCVYSMGDLLFSGSSDKTIKVWDTCTTYKCQKTLEGHDGIVLALCIQGCKLYSGSADCTIIVWDIQNLQKVNTIRAHDNPVCTLVSSHNMLFSGSLKAIKVWDIVGTELKLKKELTGLNHWVRALVAAQSYLYSGSYQTIKIWDIRTLDCIHVLQTSGGSVYSIAVTNHHIVCGTYENLIHVWDIESKEQVRTLTGHVGTVYALAVISTPDQTKVFSASYDRSLRVWSMDNMICTQTLLRHQGSVTALAVSRGRLFSGAVDSTVKVWTC
- the Traf7 gene encoding E3 ubiquitin-protein ligase TRAF7 isoform X4 produces the protein MSSAKSARYNRFSGGPVNLPSPDSSGTRMETTFGPTFSTVTTITKAADGSSTYKQHRRTPSSSSTLAYSPRDEEDSMPPINTPRRSDSAISVRSLHSESSMSLRSTFSLPEEEEEPEPLVFAEQPSVKLCCQLCCNVFKDPVITTCGHTFCRRCALKSEKCPVDNAKLTVVVNNIAVAEQIGELFIHCRHGCHAVGTGKPGVFEVDPRGCPFTIKLSARKDHESSCDYRPVRCPNNPSCPPLLKMNLEAHLKECEHIKCPHSKYGCTFIGNQDTYETHLETCRFEGLKEFLQQTDDRFHEMHVALAQKDQEIAFLRSMLGKLSEKIDQLEKSLELKFDVLDENQSKLSEDLMEFRRDASMLNDELSHINARLNMGILGSYDPQQIFKCKGTFVGHQGPVWCLCVYSMGDLLFSGSSDKTIKVWDTCTTYKCQKTLEGHDGIVLALCIQGCKLYSGSADCTIIVWDIQNLQKVNTIRAHDNPVCTLVSSHNMLFSGSLKAIKVWDIVGTELKLKKELTGLNHWVRALVAAQSYLYSGSYQTIKIWDIRTLDCIHVLQTSGGSVYSIAVTNHHIVCGTYENLIHVWDIESKEQVRTLTGHVGTVYALAVISTPDQTKVFSASYDRSLRVWSMDNMICTQTLLRHQGSVTALAVSRGRLFSGAVDSTVKVWTC
- the Traf7 gene encoding E3 ubiquitin-protein ligase TRAF7 isoform X8; this translates as MSSAKSARYNRFSGGPVNLPSPDSSGTRMETTFGPTFSTVTTITKAADGSSTYKQHRRTPSSSSTLAYSPRDEEDSMEPLVFAEQPSVKLCCQLCCNVFKDPVITTCGHTFCRRCALKSEKCPVDNAKLTVVVNNIAVAEQIGELFIHCRHGCHAVGTGKPGVFEVDPRGCPFTIKLSARKDHESSCDYRPVRCPNNPSCPPLLKMNLEAHLKECEHIKCPHSKYGCTFIGNQDTYETHLETCRFEGLKEFLQQTDDRFHEMHVALAQKDQEIAFLRSMLGKLSEKIDQLEKSLELKFDVLDENQSKLSEDLMEFRRDASMLNDELSHINARLNMGILGSYDPQQIFKCKGTFVGHQGPVWCLCVYSMGDLLFSGSSDKTIKVWDTCTTYKCQKTLEGHDGIVLALCIQGCKLYSGSADCTIIVWDIQNLQKVNTIRAHDNPVCTLVSSHNMLFSGSLKAIKVWDIVGTELKLKKELTGLNHWVRALVAAQSYLYSGSYQTIKIWDIRTLDCIHVLQTSGGSVYSIAVTNHHIVCGTYENLIHVWDIESKEQVRTLTGHVGTVYALAVISTPDQTKVFSASYDRSLRVWSMDNMICTQTLLRHQGSVTALAVSRGRLFSGAVDSTVKVWTC
- the Traf7 gene encoding E3 ubiquitin-protein ligase TRAF7 isoform X5, with amino-acid sequence MMPEGVAAAPRQPRAAADGSSTYKQHRRTPSSSSTLAYSPRDEEDSMPPINTPRRSDSAISVRSLHSESSMSLRSTFSLPEEEEEPVGVEPLVFAEQPSVKLCCQLCCNVFKDPVITTCGHTFCRRCALKSEKCPVDNAKLTVVVNNIAVAEQIGELFIHCRHGCHAVGTGKPGVFEVDPRGCPFTIKLSARKDHESSCDYRPVRCPNNPSCPPLLKMNLEAHLKECEHIKCPHSKYGCTFIGNQDTYETHLETCRFEGLKEFLQQTDDRFHEMHVALAQKDQEIAFLRSMLGKLSEKIDQLEKSLELKFDVLDENQSKLSEDLMEFRRDASMLNDELSHINARLNMGILGSYDPQQIFKCKGTFVGHQGPVWCLCVYSMGDLLFSGSSDKTIKVWDTCTTYKCQKTLEGHDGIVLALCIQGCKLYSGSADCTIIVWDIQNLQKVNTIRAHDNPVCTLVSSHNMLFSGSLKAIKVWDIVGTELKLKKELTGLNHWVRALVAAQSYLYSGSYQTIKIWDIRTLDCIHVLQTSGGSVYSIAVTNHHIVCGTYENLIHVWDIESKEQVRTLTGHVGTVYALAVISTPDQTKVFSASYDRSLRVWSMDNMICTQTLLRHQGSVTALAVSRGRLFSGAVDSTVKVWTC